A part of Verrucomicrobiota bacterium genomic DNA contains:
- the rplL gene encoding 50S ribosomal protein L7/L12: MSDNTAIVEQLSNLTVLQIADLVKALEEKWGVSAAAPVAVAAAGGAPGAPAAAAEEKTAFDVILKDVGSNKIGVIKEVRAAVPGLGLAEAKALVESAPKAIKEGATKEEAEEIKKKIEAAGAKVEIK, encoded by the coding sequence ATGTCTGACAACACCGCAATCGTAGAACAGCTCAGTAATCTCACCGTCCTCCAGATCGCCGACCTCGTGAAGGCCCTCGAAGAGAAGTGGGGCGTGAGCGCCGCCGCTCCCGTAGCCGTCGCCGCCGCTGGCGGTGCACCAGGCGCGCCCGCCGCAGCAGCCGAAGAGAAGACCGCCTTCGACGTGATCCTTAAGGATGTCGGATCCAACAAGATCGGCGTCATCAAGGAAGTCCGCGCCGCAGTCCCAGGACTCGGCCTCGCAGAGGCAAAGGCCCTTGTCGAGAGCGCTCCCAAGGCTATCAAGGAAGGCGCCACCAAGGAAGAGGCCGAGGAGATCAAGAAGAAGATCGAGGCCGCTGGAGCCAAGGTCGAGATCAAGTAG
- the rplA gene encoding 50S ribosomal protein L1 — protein sequence MQNTRSKRYRAANELVEQGRKYPLSDALTVLKKMPPTKFDQTVTVSMRLGVDPKQSDQMVRGTCPLPHGSGKNVRVLVFATGAAATAAQEAGAEFVGFDDLLKKVQGGFSDFDVAIATPAAMTEVRKLGKVLGPRGLMPNPKTGTVSDDTAKAVQEVKAGRVEFKLDKNGNIAVPVGKFSFSESQLLDNGRAVIEAVIKSRPATAKGAYVESLTIAATMLPGILVDASPFLKN from the coding sequence ATGCAAAACACCCGCAGCAAACGTTACCGCGCCGCCAATGAGCTCGTTGAGCAGGGGCGCAAATATCCTTTGAGCGACGCCCTGACCGTCCTCAAGAAGATGCCTCCCACCAAGTTCGACCAGACGGTCACCGTCTCAATGCGACTTGGTGTTGACCCCAAGCAGAGCGACCAGATGGTCCGTGGTACCTGCCCACTGCCCCATGGTAGCGGCAAGAATGTTCGTGTTCTTGTCTTTGCAACTGGTGCAGCCGCTACAGCAGCGCAGGAAGCAGGAGCAGAGTTTGTTGGTTTTGATGATCTTCTCAAGAAAGTCCAAGGCGGATTTTCCGATTTCGATGTCGCCATCGCGACCCCGGCAGCCATGACCGAAGTCCGCAAGCTTGGTAAGGTTCTAGGACCCAGGGGTTTGATGCCGAATCCCAAGACCGGAACGGTCAGTGATGACACCGCCAAGGCAGTCCAAGAGGTGAAGGCTGGACGCGTCGAGTTCAAGCTTGATAAGAATGGCAATATAGCCGTTCCCGTCGGAAAGTTCTCCTTCAGTGAGTCACAACTTCTCGACAACGGTCGCGCCGTGATCGAGGCGGTCATCAAGTCTCGCCCGGCAACCGCCAAGGGTGCCTATGTCGAGTCTTTGACAATCGCTGCCACGATGTTGCCTGGCATTCTCGTGGATGCATCCCCCTTCCTGAAGAACTAA
- the rplK gene encoding 50S ribosomal protein L11 encodes MAKEITGQIKLQIPAGQANPAPPVGPALGQQGVNIMAFCKEFNAATQKQAGDILPVVITVYKDKSFTFITKQPPSGVLLKKAAGIASGSKEPNKVKVAKLTKKQVMDLVKIKMKDMNANTEEAAFRTLCGTARQMGIEIEA; translated from the coding sequence ATGGCCAAAGAAATCACAGGACAGATCAAACTTCAGATCCCGGCAGGACAGGCTAATCCAGCCCCTCCGGTAGGTCCCGCTCTCGGTCAGCAGGGTGTCAATATCATGGCATTCTGTAAGGAGTTCAACGCCGCCACGCAGAAGCAGGCAGGCGATATTCTGCCTGTCGTCATTACCGTCTATAAGGACAAATCCTTTACCTTCATCACGAAACAGCCTCCATCCGGAGTGCTCCTGAAGAAAGCCGCTGGGATCGCTTCAGGTTCCAAAGAACCGAACAAGGTCAAGGTAGCCAAGCTCACCAAGAAGCAGGTTATGGACCTCGTGAAGATCAAGATGAAGGACATGAATGCCAACACCGAGGAGGCGGCCTTCCGCACCCTCTGTGGCACCGCCCGCCAGATGGGGATCGAGATTGAGGCATAA
- a CDS encoding aminotransferase class I/II-fold pyridoxal phosphate-dependent enzyme codes for MARDLFQKCREYSDSADARAQGFYPYFRCIEQSYGNHVVCGGEEKIMIGSNNYLGLAQDPRIVEAACEATRQFGAGCTGSRLLNGTISLHNELEEALAAFLGRESALLFSTGFFANQGALAALTEADDFILCDRENHASIIEGCQVAPAKLVPYRHNSVDALRNRLKRIPDESGRLIIMDGVFSMSGDMADLPPMVKAAKEYDAIMYVDEAHSLGVVGPQGRGVVHHYGVNDDVEIVMGTFSKSFGSMGGFISGSHEMIEFVKHKARCFIFTASLAPAVVGAVLKALEIMQSEPERIEMLWRNTRKMHEGFRSIGFKIGSTQSPIVPILIGSEAKAFAFAQRLFEEGVFATPAIYPAVRYGEAIVRTSFMSTHSEEDLDKVLDIFAKIARELGTFDDPAYTEPGRRRNVFDFALPQRGGPEEVRVDSGNSSRNGSELHAAVSR; via the coding sequence ATGGCCAGAGACCTCTTCCAGAAGTGCCGAGAGTATAGCGATTCGGCAGATGCCCGAGCTCAGGGATTCTACCCGTATTTCCGCTGCATCGAGCAGAGCTACGGGAACCATGTTGTCTGCGGCGGTGAGGAGAAAATCATGATCGGGTCGAATAACTACCTCGGCCTGGCCCAAGATCCCCGTATTGTCGAGGCGGCCTGTGAGGCGACTCGCCAGTTTGGTGCCGGATGCACCGGTTCCCGCCTGCTCAATGGCACGATCTCCCTCCATAATGAACTGGAGGAGGCGTTGGCTGCTTTCCTTGGCCGCGAAAGTGCTCTGCTTTTTTCCACCGGATTCTTTGCCAACCAAGGTGCCCTTGCCGCCCTGACCGAGGCCGATGACTTCATCCTTTGCGACCGCGAGAACCATGCCTCCATTATCGAGGGGTGTCAGGTAGCCCCAGCCAAGCTGGTTCCCTACCGTCACAACTCTGTGGATGCTCTTCGCAACCGACTCAAGCGCATCCCTGATGAGTCGGGCCGTCTCATTATCATGGATGGCGTCTTCAGCATGTCCGGTGATATGGCCGACCTGCCGCCAATGGTGAAGGCAGCCAAGGAATATGATGCCATCATGTATGTCGACGAGGCCCATTCACTCGGTGTGGTCGGCCCTCAAGGGCGCGGCGTGGTCCATCACTACGGGGTCAATGACGATGTCGAAATCGTCATGGGAACCTTTTCCAAGTCCTTCGGCTCCATGGGTGGTTTCATCTCCGGTTCGCATGAGATGATAGAATTTGTGAAGCATAAGGCCCGTTGCTTCATCTTCACCGCCTCCCTTGCTCCTGCCGTGGTGGGTGCCGTTCTCAAGGCCCTCGAAATCATGCAGTCCGAGCCTGAGCGCATCGAAATGCTCTGGCGCAACACTCGCAAGATGCACGAAGGGTTCAGGTCGATCGGATTCAAGATCGGCTCGACCCAGAGCCCGATCGTTCCGATCCTTATAGGCAGCGAGGCCAAAGCGTTCGCCTTCGCCCAGCGCCTCTTCGAAGAGGGAGTCTTCGCCACGCCTGCCATCTATCCTGCCGTCCGTTATGGCGAGGCGATCGTCCGCACCAGCTTCATGTCGACCCACAGTGAGGAGGATCTCGACAAGGTGCTCGACATTTTCGCAAAGATTGCGAGAGAACTAGGGACTTTCGATGACCCAGCATACACAGAACCAGGCCGCCGCCGGAACGTTTTCGATTTTGCCCTGCCACAGCGCGGCGGACCTGAAGAAGTTCGAGTCGATTCCGGAAATTCTTCACGGAACGGATCCGAGCTTCACGCCGCCGTTTCCCGGTAG
- a CDS encoding glycoside hydrolase family 130 protein, whose amino-acid sequence MNSISIRRHEVVLLPDSARVIIRPFIPEDTFRITTIIGRALALSDEEVGSELDSVLSEFDSRHFDIESLLEGHFAKVSHHVFTQRPLSRERQLLIGALFSGEYALESAAIFNPSIVPHPDQGGVPEGGLRFIMSLRATGEGHISSIEFRSGIIANDGGITLDPVSRFVTVPEVLPNPSYYKKRFTIKLAEMGFGERNEKGERRESHAAAVMDQLSENFTRHDLNARVDAVRVQTQPPTRDLDRTLDCIQWLADSNYELCFSDKLAMSERIIFPVSSSESSGIEDARFVRFIEDDGSVMYYATYTAYNGRSILPQLIETKDFLHFRILTLNGSAVQNKGMALFPRRINGRYAMLSRQDDENLFIMFSDSPHYWSDPQVILRPSEMWESVKIGNCGSPMETEAGWLVITHGVGPMRKYCIGAALLDLNDPTKVIGRLREPLLSPVGAEREGYVPNVVYSCGSLLHGHELILPFAVSDRASAVVSVPLDPLIALLKSG is encoded by the coding sequence ATGAACTCCATCAGTATCCGACGCCATGAGGTGGTACTTCTACCGGATAGCGCGCGCGTCATTATCCGCCCCTTTATTCCCGAGGATACCTTTCGGATCACCACCATTATAGGTCGCGCGCTTGCCCTGAGTGATGAGGAGGTCGGAAGCGAACTGGATTCCGTCCTGAGCGAGTTCGACTCACGCCATTTCGATATTGAGTCGTTACTCGAAGGGCACTTTGCAAAGGTGAGTCACCATGTCTTCACTCAGCGGCCGCTTTCCCGTGAGCGTCAGTTGCTTATAGGGGCGCTCTTCTCGGGAGAATATGCGCTCGAATCAGCGGCCATCTTCAACCCCTCTATCGTCCCTCATCCGGATCAAGGCGGAGTCCCGGAAGGTGGACTTCGGTTCATTATGAGCCTTCGAGCCACGGGAGAGGGTCATATCTCCTCCATTGAATTTCGATCAGGAATTATCGCCAACGATGGAGGGATCACCCTAGATCCCGTCTCACGTTTCGTTACGGTTCCCGAAGTCCTGCCCAATCCCAGCTACTACAAAAAACGTTTTACTATCAAGCTGGCAGAGATGGGATTCGGTGAAAGAAACGAAAAGGGAGAGCGTCGTGAAAGCCATGCCGCCGCGGTGATGGATCAGCTTTCGGAAAACTTCACGCGTCATGATCTGAACGCGAGGGTGGATGCCGTGCGAGTTCAAACCCAGCCCCCGACTCGCGACCTCGACCGGACGCTGGACTGCATCCAATGGTTGGCCGATTCCAATTACGAACTCTGTTTTTCGGACAAGCTCGCAATGAGCGAACGGATCATCTTTCCGGTTTCGTCTAGCGAGTCCTCCGGCATTGAGGACGCGCGGTTCGTCCGGTTCATCGAGGATGACGGTTCGGTCATGTATTATGCGACGTACACGGCTTATAACGGACGATCCATTCTGCCACAGCTCATCGAAACCAAGGATTTCCTGCACTTCCGCATCCTGACGCTCAACGGGAGTGCCGTGCAGAACAAGGGGATGGCACTTTTTCCCCGTCGCATCAACGGGCGTTACGCCATGCTCTCTCGCCAGGACGATGAGAACCTCTTCATCATGTTCTCGGATAGCCCTCATTACTGGAGTGATCCGCAAGTGATCCTGCGCCCTTCCGAAATGTGGGAGTCGGTGAAGATCGGCAATTGCGGCTCACCCATGGAGACGGAGGCCGGTTGGCTGGTCATCACACACGGGGTCGGGCCCATGAGGAAATACTGCATCGGCGCCGCCCTGCTCGACCTGAACGATCCTACGAAGGTAATCGGGCGTCTTCGTGAGCCACTGCTCTCTCCCGTGGGGGCGGAGCGTGAGGGATATGTCCCCAATGTCGTCTACAGTTGCGGTTCGCTCCTCCATGGTCATGAACTTATTCTTCCATTTGCTGTGAGCGACCGTGCCTCGGCCGTGGTCAGCGTTCCGCTGGATCCCTTGATCGCGTTGCTGAAGTCCGGTTAG
- a CDS encoding YqgE/AlgH family protein, translating to MLPQETHPTDTRLTGLLLVALPSLLDPNFRRAILFLTHHDQEGAMGFILNRPRNESLGELAESPMDLAAVPVFEGGPVEQQHLILTRLLWLENAVRFQSLGEEDLFQLNSEEGPDGDHDHDPHRNLRAFTGYAGWTAGQLEQEVAEQSWHLLKPTAEMLYPVSTTEDGIKRWKAIMKKLGPTYHLLAQAPDDPGLN from the coding sequence GTGCTACCTCAGGAAACCCATCCTACCGATACGCGGCTTACGGGCTTACTGCTGGTCGCCCTCCCCTCCCTGCTCGATCCCAATTTCCGGCGGGCGATCCTCTTTCTGACCCACCACGATCAGGAGGGTGCCATGGGCTTCATCCTGAACCGCCCTAGGAATGAGAGCCTGGGGGAACTAGCCGAATCACCGATGGATCTAGCTGCGGTGCCTGTCTTCGAGGGCGGCCCTGTAGAACAGCAGCATCTGATCCTGACCCGCCTGCTCTGGCTGGAGAACGCTGTCCGCTTCCAATCGCTCGGGGAGGAAGATCTTTTCCAACTGAATTCTGAAGAGGGTCCGGATGGCGACCACGATCATGACCCGCATCGGAATCTCAGGGCTTTTACCGGCTACGCAGGATGGACGGCAGGGCAACTCGAGCAAGAGGTCGCCGAACAATCATGGCATCTCCTTAAACCCACGGCCGAGATGCTGTATCCTGTGAGCACTACTGAGGATGGCATCAAGCGCTGGAAAGCGATCATGAAAAAACTTGGACCGACATATCATCTCCTCGCCCAGGCACCGGATGATCCGGGGCTCAATTAG
- the rplJ gene encoding 50S ribosomal protein L10 produces the protein MRPEKPTIVEDVKLRLNNSPFLIVVEYGGMNVNHFAELRNRLGGAGATLTVIKNTFLRRSIKDAGLPDLDAHLVGQTAFVVGEKDICAAAKILKTFAAEFEKPTIRVAILDNAILETAEVIALADLPPKEVLQAQLLGLLLSPATKLVRTLNEPAASLARVLAAMAEKAPAAPAPEVVETPAVAAVEAPVAPAVEVAAEVPSAETTAVEEAAPTEAPAA, from the coding sequence ATGCGCCCCGAGAAACCCACGATCGTAGAGGACGTCAAGCTGCGCCTCAACAACTCTCCCTTCCTCATCGTCGTCGAATACGGCGGGATGAACGTGAATCACTTTGCAGAACTCCGCAACCGCCTCGGTGGCGCTGGAGCCACGCTGACCGTCATCAAGAACACCTTCCTCCGCCGTTCCATTAAGGACGCCGGCCTGCCTGATTTGGATGCCCACCTGGTAGGTCAGACGGCTTTTGTTGTCGGCGAGAAGGACATCTGCGCCGCCGCTAAGATCCTCAAGACCTTTGCCGCAGAGTTTGAGAAGCCAACAATCCGTGTTGCTATCCTCGATAACGCCATCCTCGAGACTGCTGAGGTGATTGCTCTCGCCGACCTTCCCCCGAAGGAAGTTCTTCAGGCACAGCTCCTCGGTCTTCTGCTCAGCCCTGCCACCAAGCTGGTGCGCACGCTCAACGAACCAGCCGCCAGTCTGGCACGCGTTCTCGCGGCCATGGCGGAGAAAGCTCCTGCCGCCCCTGCTCCAGAAGTTGTGGAAACCCCCGCAGTTGCTGCTGTGGAGGCTCCCGTAGCTCCAGCTGTCGAAGTTGCTGCAGAAGTCCCATCAGCAGAAACCACCGCAGTTGAGGAAGCCGCCCCAACGGAGGCCCCGGCCGCCTAG
- a CDS encoding glycosyltransferase family 4 protein has protein sequence MRIAFLGDYLPRLCGIATFTHDLCESIASIVPDWDCFVGAVNDRPEGYAYPPRVRFEITEKDLASYRRMADLLNFNNTDLLCVQHEFGIYGGAAGSHLLALLKEVRMPVVTTLHTILSDPDAVQRRVMETLLARSSRLVVMSRKGREILKETYGVSDEKVDVIPHGIPDLDFVESRLCKEQFGVEGRQVLLTFGLIGPGKGIEHAIEALPEIVRRHPNVVYLVLGATHPHLMASEGERYRLSLERLVQELGMKEHVIFYNRFVSSDDLKDFVGATDIYLTPYLNEAQVTSGTLAYVIGAGKAVVSTPYWHAQELLADGRGVLVPFHNPQAIAEGVCGLLDNPVRMEKIRRDAYAMGREMIWPTVAKRYLQTFEEARRDRRHDPQIAVPFDRRTTPRAAFAGWTLASRPLELPPLRLDHIIRMSDGTGIFQHAIFNVPNFHEGYCTDDNARAYILCNLLDEIGAQPPMENLAAQSTCYLAFLAAALDRKSGRFRNFMSHGRQWLEDAGSEDSHGRALWGLGSGVGRSRNEGHRKLAAQIFELGLAAVEEFTSPRAWNFALLGIHEYQRRFPNEEKTSLLREVLVERLISLWKEYSSEDWPWFEASLTYDNARFSQAMILSGDSMNHEEALAIGLKSLRWLASIQTTQRGCFRPIGSNGFYRRDGARADFDQQPLEALAMVSASCEAFRVTGDAIWSPEARRSFEWFLGRNDLGLPLYDFSTGGCSDGLHHDRVSENQGAESSLAFHLSLAEMKSAEHITPLMPLQPVSTR, from the coding sequence ATGAGGATTGCTTTTCTTGGCGATTATTTGCCGAGGTTGTGTGGAATTGCGACGTTCACACACGATCTGTGCGAGTCAATCGCCTCGATTGTCCCAGATTGGGATTGCTTTGTCGGGGCAGTCAATGACCGCCCTGAGGGCTACGCCTACCCACCTCGCGTGCGCTTTGAGATCACGGAGAAAGATCTGGCCTCCTACCGGAGGATGGCCGATCTCTTGAACTTCAATAATACCGACCTGCTCTGCGTCCAGCATGAGTTCGGCATCTACGGGGGGGCGGCCGGCAGTCATCTACTGGCATTGCTGAAGGAGGTTCGGATGCCTGTGGTGACGACACTTCATACGATACTCAGCGATCCCGATGCTGTGCAGCGCAGGGTAATGGAGACCCTGCTGGCGCGCAGCAGTCGTCTCGTCGTGATGTCCCGCAAGGGGCGCGAGATCCTGAAGGAAACCTACGGGGTCTCCGATGAGAAGGTGGATGTCATTCCGCACGGCATACCTGATCTCGACTTTGTGGAATCTAGACTCTGCAAGGAGCAGTTCGGCGTGGAAGGACGCCAGGTGCTTCTCACCTTCGGCCTCATCGGTCCGGGCAAGGGAATCGAGCACGCAATCGAAGCCCTACCTGAGATCGTTCGGAGGCATCCGAATGTCGTGTATCTGGTACTTGGAGCAACGCACCCACACCTGATGGCCAGCGAGGGGGAGCGTTACAGGTTGAGTCTCGAGCGACTGGTCCAGGAGCTGGGCATGAAAGAGCATGTGATCTTTTACAACCGATTTGTCTCATCGGATGACCTGAAAGATTTTGTGGGTGCGACCGACATTTATCTTACCCCTTATCTTAACGAGGCGCAGGTCACCTCGGGCACCCTCGCCTATGTGATCGGAGCGGGGAAGGCCGTTGTCTCCACTCCTTATTGGCATGCACAGGAACTGCTTGCGGATGGACGTGGCGTCCTGGTTCCGTTCCATAATCCCCAGGCTATCGCGGAGGGAGTTTGCGGCTTGCTCGATAATCCTGTGCGAATGGAAAAGATCCGCAGAGATGCCTATGCTATGGGGCGAGAAATGATCTGGCCGACTGTCGCCAAGCGCTATCTTCAAACCTTTGAGGAGGCCCGACGAGATCGCCGCCATGATCCCCAGATTGCAGTTCCCTTCGATCGCAGGACCACTCCGCGTGCGGCTTTTGCGGGCTGGACGCTTGCCAGTCGCCCCCTGGAGCTCCCTCCCCTGAGGCTCGACCACATCATCCGCATGAGTGACGGCACGGGTATCTTCCAGCACGCCATTTTCAACGTTCCCAACTTTCACGAGGGCTATTGCACGGATGACAATGCGCGGGCCTACATACTCTGCAATCTGCTCGATGAGATCGGTGCCCAGCCTCCCATGGAGAATCTGGCCGCCCAGTCCACCTGCTATCTTGCCTTTCTGGCTGCAGCTCTTGATCGGAAGAGCGGACGCTTCCGTAACTTTATGAGTCACGGGCGCCAGTGGCTTGAGGACGCCGGTAGCGAAGACAGCCATGGGCGTGCCCTGTGGGGTCTGGGCTCAGGAGTGGGACGTTCGCGGAATGAAGGTCATCGGAAGCTGGCCGCACAGATTTTCGAGCTCGGGCTTGCAGCTGTTGAAGAATTCACCTCACCCAGGGCCTGGAATTTTGCCCTCCTGGGGATTCACGAGTATCAGCGCCGTTTTCCGAACGAGGAAAAGACGAGCCTCCTGCGCGAAGTCCTCGTGGAAAGGCTCATCAGTCTCTGGAAAGAGTATTCATCGGAGGACTGGCCCTGGTTTGAGGCGAGTCTCACCTATGACAATGCCCGCTTTTCGCAGGCGATGATCCTCAGCGGAGACTCCATGAACCATGAAGAAGCTCTCGCCATAGGACTCAAATCCCTTCGCTGGCTTGCCTCGATCCAGACAACTCAGCGTGGATGCTTCCGTCCCATCGGCAGCAATGGATTCTACCGTCGCGATGGCGCGCGCGCAGATTTCGACCAGCAGCCCTTGGAGGCCCTTGCTATGGTGTCGGCCTCCTGCGAGGCATTCCGGGTAACCGGGGATGCCATCTGGTCGCCGGAGGCAAGACGTTCCTTCGAGTGGTTCCTAGGACGCAATGACCTGGGTCTCCCTCTCTACGATTTCAGCACGGGCGGATGCAGTGACGGGCTCCATCACGACAGGGTTAGTGAAAATCAGGGGGCAGAATCCTCGCTAGCCTTCCACCTTTCGCTCGCAGAAATGAAATCAGCTGAACATATCACGCCCCTCATGCCTCTCCAACCCGTATCCACGCGATGA
- a CDS encoding NAD(P)-dependent oxidoreductase, which yields MELLLTGSTGFVGRNLLLKLHRDSRWSRIILPVRDPQKLRAQLQGEGIDDDGRFEICRVTGDFWELPQGISPDLVIHAAGLLFGRRKEDYFGTNVDGSIRLAAQLPRTARMIVLSSLAAGGPTPADSSHRTMNHQDNPVSFYGASKLTMERELRNRLGRRLLILRPPMVLGPRDAATLPLFKMAAAPIRIKPGFAPKHYSWIDVGDLCDAMLSVAVVAPADWEKHGPFYLGSEQLITDSELIATAAEVIDARGITLSVPQVAIQLASLVIDAVPAWRAAAPSLGRDRVREILPSRWVAEGTPFAEHFGWSHRRTLAETLAETAAWLKGQGKI from the coding sequence ATGGAACTTCTGCTGACCGGCTCCACGGGATTCGTCGGACGGAATCTGTTGCTTAAGCTTCATCGTGACTCCCGCTGGAGCCGGATCATTCTTCCGGTTCGTGATCCGCAGAAACTCCGTGCTCAGCTTCAGGGTGAGGGGATTGATGACGACGGGCGCTTCGAGATCTGCCGGGTCACGGGGGATTTTTGGGAGCTTCCGCAGGGTATCTCTCCTGATCTGGTGATCCACGCCGCAGGACTTCTCTTTGGGCGCCGGAAGGAGGATTACTTTGGTACCAATGTCGACGGGAGTATCCGTCTAGCCGCTCAGTTGCCCCGGACGGCCCGGATGATCGTTCTTTCCTCACTGGCCGCCGGAGGGCCGACTCCGGCCGACTCCTCGCATCGCACCATGAATCACCAGGATAATCCTGTTTCGTTCTACGGCGCCTCGAAACTCACCATGGAGAGGGAACTCCGCAATCGGCTTGGTCGTCGCCTCCTTATTCTCAGGCCGCCGATGGTGCTCGGGCCGCGCGATGCCGCCACGCTACCGCTCTTCAAGATGGCAGCCGCTCCGATCCGCATCAAACCGGGTTTTGCTCCCAAGCATTACAGCTGGATCGATGTCGGTGATCTCTGTGACGCCATGCTGTCTGTCGCCGTGGTTGCGCCTGCTGACTGGGAGAAGCACGGGCCCTTCTATCTTGGCTCGGAGCAACTCATCACGGATTCCGAACTGATTGCGACCGCAGCCGAAGTGATCGATGCCCGCGGCATCACGCTTTCGGTTCCCCAGGTTGCAATCCAACTAGCCTCCCTAGTGATCGACGCAGTTCCTGCCTGGCGTGCCGCTGCCCCCAGTCTCGGGCGTGACCGTGTGCGTGAGATCCTTCCCTCACGATGGGTCGCCGAAGGAACGCCCTTTGCCGAGCACTTCGGCTGGAGCCACCGCCGCACGCTTGCGGAGACCCTCGCGGAAACCGCCGCATGGCTGAAGGGGCAGGGGAAGATCTGA
- a CDS encoding RNA polymerase sigma factor: protein MDLRELESLYDEFAPAAYAFALQLTRDPDAAQDLVQNVFLRLARRPRFTILNPRSFVLRCIYRAHVDVVRRDATRRQMLENFALEAQTPFRPKPGEDEKIAELLEQLAVLPEEQRVVVHLKTWEQRTFRQIAGILGIPANTAASRYRYALDKLRDAMRLEDET, encoded by the coding sequence ATGGACCTTCGAGAATTGGAATCCCTTTACGACGAATTCGCTCCCGCGGCCTATGCGTTTGCGCTGCAACTGACACGGGATCCCGATGCGGCGCAGGATCTTGTGCAGAATGTCTTCCTGCGTCTGGCCCGGCGGCCGAGGTTTACCATTCTGAACCCTCGCTCCTTTGTGTTGCGGTGCATTTACCGCGCCCATGTGGATGTTGTGCGCCGCGATGCGACCCGGCGGCAGATGCTGGAAAACTTCGCTTTGGAAGCGCAGACCCCCTTCCGACCTAAGCCCGGCGAGGATGAGAAGATCGCGGAGTTACTCGAACAGTTGGCTGTCCTGCCGGAGGAGCAGCGCGTGGTGGTCCATTTGAAGACATGGGAGCAGAGGACCTTCCGGCAGATCGCCGGCATCCTTGGCATCCCGGCAAACACAGCCGCGAGCAGATATCGCTACGCATTAGACAAATTACGCGACGCCATGCGTCTGGAGGATGAAACATGA